In a single window of the Caulobacter soli genome:
- a CDS encoding response regulator transcription factor: MKVALLDDDDSHNALVAALLGPAGYDCTSFTRPERLLAELRRQTFDLLILDWNMPELSGIETLRRVGELLSPAPPVLLLTSRSIEADLVEGLNAGADDYIVKPLQPPVLIARVNALARRAYRPAAAPHVEQHGPYRLDPGAQSVTWGDNLETLTPKEFQLAALLFNNLARPLSREYLLRRVWGQRPDLETRTLDAHVSRLRSKLHLRPANGFRLTTVYGFGYRLEVCEPEVDSESGAAE; encoded by the coding sequence ATGAAAGTCGCCCTGCTCGACGACGACGACAGCCACAACGCGCTGGTCGCCGCCCTTCTGGGGCCGGCGGGCTATGACTGCACCAGCTTTACCCGCCCCGAGCGGCTGCTGGCCGAGTTGCGCCGCCAGACCTTCGACCTGCTGATCCTCGACTGGAACATGCCCGAGCTCAGCGGCATCGAGACCCTGCGGCGCGTCGGCGAATTGCTGAGCCCCGCCCCGCCCGTGCTGCTGCTGACCAGTCGCTCGATCGAGGCGGACCTGGTCGAAGGCCTCAACGCCGGGGCCGACGACTACATCGTCAAGCCGCTGCAGCCGCCGGTGCTGATCGCCCGCGTCAACGCCCTGGCCCGCCGCGCCTATCGCCCAGCCGCCGCGCCGCACGTCGAGCAGCACGGCCCCTACCGCCTGGACCCCGGCGCCCAGTCCGTGACCTGGGGCGACAACCTCGAAACCCTGACGCCCAAGGAATTCCAGCTGGCCGCGCTGCTGTTCAACAACCTGGCCCGGCCTCTGTCGCGCGAATACCTGCTGCGCCGGGTCTGGGGTCAACGGCCGGACCTGGAGACCCGCACGCTGGACGCTCACGTCTCGCGCCTGCGATCTAAGCTTCACCTTCGCCCCGCGAATGGCTTTAGACTGACCACCGTCTACGGGTTCGGCTATCGGCTCGAGGTTTGCGAGCCGGAGGTCGACTCCGAGTCTGGAGCCGCAGAATGA